One genomic window of Bartonella sp. HY038 includes the following:
- the gcvP gene encoding aminomethyl-transferring glycine dehydrogenase, which produces MSEHLFKDRHIGPDANDVSTMLDVLGLDSLDQLVEEAVPASIRLKGLLDLPKAASEAEALNELQGIMEQNALHKSFIGQGYHGTFVPPVILRNLFENPAWYTAYTPYQAEISQGRLELLFNFQTLVAELTGLPIAAASLLDEATALAEANALAIRSFKDNREKIVVCGDLHPQTLDVAKTRAITQGYSVEENGTIDEKTAAIIVPWPDTYGVFNDYSVVIRQAKAAGARVITVADPLALTLLASPASWGADIAVGSMQRFGVPMGFGGPHAGYLAVASDLTRIIPGRIVGQSIDTKGRVGFRLALQTREQHIRRDKATSNICTAQALLANMAASYAIWHGPKGLQAIAKRIHELTTRFKAALNGVNIETLGEYFFDCVTIKVKGEAEEIAFAAREKGYLLRIIDGDHLSINFDEVSTDDDLYALCQLFGAKVDEVIESQLPEAKRSGPFMTQPAFHGVKSETDMMRYLRRLADKDLALDRAMIPLGSCTMKLNAAAEMLPVSWPKVANIHPFAPQSDTVGYRQMITQLEDYLSAITGFPGVSVQPNSGAQGEYAGLLAIRRYHESRGDHNRNICLIPASAHGTNPASAHMAGMDVVVVKCLNDGDVDIDDLRFKAEQYSEKLGALMITYPSTHGVYEEGIVEICDIIHKNGGQVYFDGANLNALVGLARPADVGADVCHMNLHKTFAIPHGGGGPGVGPIGVASHLKPFLPGHEEFSSDYAVSSAPFGSASILVITWMYIRMMGPDGLRDATKVAILNANYIATRVSSAYPILYKGKKGRVAHECIVDTRVLKDQYGITVDDVAKRLIDYGFHAPTMSFPVAGTLMIEPTESEPKGEIDRLCDALIAIAGEAKKVGEGIWPKDDNPLFNAPHALAETLDDNWAHAYSRKIAAFPDENRDPTQKYWPPVSRIDNVAGDRNLICSCPPLSNYS; this is translated from the coding sequence ATGAGTGAACATTTATTTAAAGATCGCCATATAGGGCCAGACGCCAATGATGTCAGCACTATGCTTGATGTACTTGGTCTTGATAGTTTGGACCAGTTGGTCGAGGAGGCAGTGCCGGCCTCTATCCGTCTAAAAGGTTTGCTGGATTTGCCCAAGGCAGCAAGCGAAGCGGAAGCATTAAATGAATTGCAAGGCATTATGGAACAAAATGCCTTGCATAAAAGCTTTATTGGTCAAGGTTATCACGGCACATTTGTGCCACCTGTTATCTTGCGAAATTTATTTGAAAATCCGGCATGGTATACTGCCTATACACCATATCAGGCTGAAATTAGCCAAGGTCGCCTTGAACTTTTATTCAACTTTCAAACCTTGGTAGCCGAATTAACTGGCTTACCGATTGCTGCTGCATCATTGCTTGATGAAGCAACCGCACTAGCCGAAGCAAACGCTCTTGCTATCCGTTCATTTAAAGATAATCGCGAAAAAATTGTTGTTTGTGGTGATTTACATCCGCAAACCCTTGATGTTGCCAAGACACGCGCTATCACTCAAGGCTATAGCGTTGAAGAAAACGGCACAATTGATGAAAAAACCGCAGCAATTATTGTGCCTTGGCCTGATACCTATGGCGTTTTCAACGATTATTCCGTTGTTATTCGCCAAGCAAAGGCAGCAGGCGCACGTGTTATCACCGTTGCTGACCCACTTGCCCTTACGCTACTTGCTTCCCCTGCAAGTTGGGGTGCAGATATTGCCGTTGGCTCCATGCAGCGTTTTGGCGTTCCTATGGGCTTTGGCGGCCCACATGCTGGTTATCTTGCTGTAGCGAGTGACTTAACCCGTATTATCCCTGGGCGTATTGTTGGTCAATCAATTGATACCAAGGGGCGTGTTGGCTTCCGTCTTGCTTTGCAAACACGCGAGCAGCATATTCGCCGTGACAAAGCCACATCTAATATTTGTACGGCACAAGCATTGCTTGCCAATATGGCAGCATCTTACGCCATTTGGCATGGCCCTAAGGGTTTACAAGCCATTGCTAAGCGTATTCATGAGCTTACAACCCGCTTTAAAGCGGCGCTTAACGGCGTTAATATTGAAACTTTAGGCGAATATTTCTTTGATTGCGTCACCATAAAAGTCAAAGGTGAAGCGGAAGAAATCGCCTTTGCCGCTCGCGAAAAAGGCTATTTACTGCGCATTATTGATGGCGATCATTTGTCGATTAATTTTGATGAAGTGTCAACCGACGATGATCTTTACGCCCTTTGCCAATTATTTGGTGCCAAGGTTGATGAAGTCATTGAAAGTCAATTGCCGGAAGCAAAGCGGTCCGGTCCTTTCATGACGCAACCAGCCTTTCATGGTGTAAAATCAGAAACAGACATGATGCGTTATTTACGCCGCTTGGCCGATAAGGATCTTGCCCTTGACCGCGCAATGATTCCACTTGGCTCTTGTACCATGAAGCTTAATGCGGCAGCAGAAATGTTACCAGTAAGTTGGCCAAAAGTTGCCAATATTCATCCTTTCGCACCGCAAAGTGATACGGTTGGCTATCGCCAAATGATTACGCAGCTTGAAGATTATTTAAGCGCAATTACCGGCTTCCCCGGTGTATCCGTCCAACCAAATTCCGGTGCGCAAGGCGAATATGCTGGTCTTTTAGCCATTCGCCGTTATCATGAATCGCGCGGCGATCATAATCGCAACATCTGCCTCATTCCAGCATCGGCCCATGGTACCAACCCAGCCTCTGCCCATATGGCAGGCATGGATGTGGTTGTGGTCAAGTGCCTCAATGATGGTGACGTCGATATTGATGATCTGCGCTTCAAGGCAGAGCAATATAGCGAAAAGCTTGGTGCCTTGATGATTACCTATCCATCAACCCATGGCGTTTATGAAGAAGGTATTGTCGAAATTTGCGACATTATTCATAAAAATGGTGGGCAGGTTTATTTTGATGGGGCAAATCTTAATGCATTGGTTGGGCTTGCTCGCCCAGCGGATGTTGGCGCCGATGTTTGCCATATGAATTTGCATAAAACCTTTGCAATTCCTCATGGCGGCGGTGGCCCAGGTGTTGGCCCCATTGGAGTCGCAAGTCACTTGAAGCCATTTTTACCCGGTCATGAAGAATTTTCCAGTGATTATGCGGTGTCTAGTGCACCTTTTGGCAGTGCGTCAATTTTGGTGATTACTTGGATGTATATTCGCATGATGGGGCCCGATGGTTTGCGTGATGCAACCAAGGTTGCCATTTTAAACGCCAATTACATCGCAACACGGGTAAGCAGCGCCTATCCTATCCTTTATAAGGGTAAAAAGGGTCGTGTTGCCCATGAATGTATTGTTGATACACGGGTATTAAAAGATCAATATGGCATCACCGTTGATGATGTTGCCAAGCGGTTGATTGATTATGGCTTCCATGCGCCAACCATGTCATTTCCCGTTGCTGGCACATTGATGATTGAACCAACCGAGTCTGAACCAAAGGGCGAAATTGATCGTCTTTGTGATGCATTGATTGCCATTGCAGGTGAAGCGAAAAAGGTTGGTGAAGGCATTTGGCCAAAGGATGATAATCCACTCTTCAATGCGCCGCATGCCTTAGCTGAAACATTGGACGATAATTGGGCGCATGCCTATAGCCGCAAAATTGCTGCTTTCCCTGATGAAAACCGCGATCCAACCCAAAAATATTGGCCTCCGGTTTCACGCATTGATAATGTGGCAGGTGACCGCAATCTCATTTGCTCTTGCCCACCGCTCAGCAATTATAGCTAA
- a CDS encoding TetR/AcrR family transcriptional regulator, with protein sequence MPKLKTPENDLKQKILDIALDIVESEGVRQLTQPYIVKKAGLRQSHLTYYFPKKSDLFLALLDASHQRQEQNSDDGNKNIIAILSSFFFNRERMRFFLTILLEINYEPHLRIAMKQHMESLYGLIANHVIGDYRDEDIASFVDELRGIGLRVLVDDELQHGCEECIVKLAKTHNLELQRT encoded by the coding sequence ATGCCAAAGCTTAAAACACCAGAAAACGACCTAAAGCAAAAAATTCTTGATATTGCTTTGGATATTGTTGAAAGCGAAGGCGTAAGGCAATTAACCCAACCTTATATTGTCAAAAAGGCTGGTCTGCGCCAATCTCACTTAACTTACTACTTTCCCAAAAAATCGGATCTTTTTCTTGCGCTTCTCGATGCATCCCATCAACGGCAAGAGCAAAACTCTGATGATGGGAATAAGAACATCATTGCAATTTTAAGCAGTTTTTTCTTCAATCGTGAGCGGATGCGTTTTTTTCTAACGATTTTGCTTGAAATTAATTATGAACCGCATCTTCGCATTGCAATGAAACAGCATATGGAAAGCCTTTATGGTTTAATTGCTAACCATGTGATTGGCGATTATCGTGATGAAGATATTGCAAGCTTTGTTGATGAGTTGCGGGGGATTGGGTTGCGTGTTCTCGTTGATGATGAATTACAGCATGGTTGTGAAGAATGCATTGTGAAATTGGCAAAGACGCATAATCTTGAATTGCAACGAACATGA
- a CDS encoding class I SAM-dependent methyltransferase — translation MAAFPDSAALDYDHRIQTLIPGYSLALSLMGLKYLQIAKSAQNSDKQMRILIVGCGTGSEILAIAPLLPNAHFYGVDPSKGMIDMAQKRIKGANLAHRVTLIHGLIDDCEECNFDAISLSLVLHFIAQAEKKTFLQKLSNKLVAGGYFMMFDARLDDNDDLLAMWLACHHDKNAVNSIMERIQTKWVRLSQGDMEDLFHETAFTKQSVFFQACCFHLSLAFKAIS, via the coding sequence ATGGCGGCTTTTCCAGATAGTGCGGCACTTGATTATGATCACCGTATTCAAACTCTCATTCCTGGCTATAGTCTTGCATTATCGCTTATGGGGCTAAAATACTTGCAGATTGCCAAGTCTGCGCAAAATAGTGATAAGCAGATGCGTATTTTAATTGTCGGTTGCGGCACAGGAAGTGAAATCTTGGCGATAGCTCCATTGCTGCCAAACGCTCATTTTTATGGGGTAGATCCATCTAAGGGTATGATTGATATGGCGCAAAAACGGATAAAAGGTGCCAACCTTGCCCACCGTGTTACTTTAATCCATGGCTTGATTGATGATTGCGAGGAATGCAATTTTGATGCCATAAGTCTTTCTTTGGTATTGCATTTTATAGCACAAGCCGAGAAAAAAACATTTTTGCAAAAACTATCAAACAAATTAGTCGCAGGGGGCTATTTTATGATGTTTGACGCAAGGCTTGATGATAATGATGATCTGTTAGCAATGTGGCTGGCTTGCCATCATGATAAAAATGCAGTCAATAGCATTATGGAGCGGATCCAAACCAAATGGGTACGCCTTTCGCAAGGGGACATGGAAGATTTATTCCATGAAACGGCTTTCACTAAGCAGTCGGTGTTTTTTCAAGCCTGTTGTTTCCATCTATCTCTTGCTTTTAAGGCAATATCATAA
- a CDS encoding MFS transporter: protein MEEEQKFISKAAALLFLLMCNAAIQVFFLLALPSLGRDMGLLPIQTGAILGITALLAVITAPIWGFFSDRFGRERVLLIGFLAAACGTIIIMMIMASALMNKWPISLLFSALLSVRLVQSLLSGGILPAAQAWMVDNSSVAMRAQAMGLLGAAFGSGAIIGAFCLFILGSKAPLLGLLFLSFLLCLGIIYFWLKMSSLGRGNHIGVAKAAINLQKANPAFLITFFCITIFGFMQHITALRFEDSFAMMRGDALSLAGATMTGASLLMIFSQTLGVKLLKGRAFHLLVIGALLLCFAMVGVTIAHQAYQLIIALQFMGIALGLILPGNLAFLSLITNLGAQGKVAGLNSAAQGLGMALGPFGGAVLYQLCAIAPNILALTFAFFVFIVIKIWGLYNGGFSR from the coding sequence ATGGAGGAAGAACAAAAATTTATTAGCAAGGCGGCTGCACTTTTATTTTTACTTATGTGCAATGCGGCAATTCAAGTATTCTTTTTGCTGGCGCTGCCTTCACTAGGGCGCGATATGGGGTTATTACCTATACAAACAGGGGCAATTTTGGGTATAACAGCATTATTAGCCGTCATCACTGCTCCGATATGGGGCTTCTTCAGTGATCGTTTTGGTCGCGAAAGAGTTTTACTCATCGGCTTTTTAGCGGCCGCTTGTGGTACAATTATTATCATGATGATCATGGCTTCGGCTTTAATGAATAAGTGGCCTATATCACTGCTTTTTAGCGCACTTTTAAGTGTACGGCTTGTGCAATCCTTGTTGTCCGGCGGCATTTTACCTGCTGCCCAAGCCTGGATGGTTGATAATTCCTCGGTTGCTATGCGGGCGCAAGCAATGGGCCTATTAGGGGCAGCCTTTGGTTCTGGGGCAATTATTGGTGCTTTTTGTCTCTTTATATTGGGGAGCAAAGCGCCCCTATTGGGGTTGCTTTTCTTAAGCTTTTTGCTTTGTCTTGGTATTATATATTTTTGGCTAAAAATGTCATCCCTTGGCAGAGGTAATCATATCGGTGTTGCTAAGGCAGCTATTAATCTTCAAAAAGCCAATCCAGCATTTTTAATTACATTTTTTTGCATCACCATTTTTGGTTTTATGCAGCATATTACGGCTTTGCGGTTTGAAGACAGCTTTGCGATGATGCGTGGTGATGCGCTTAGCCTTGCGGGTGCAACTATGACAGGTGCCTCTTTACTAATGATCTTTAGCCAAACATTGGGGGTTAAGCTTTTAAAGGGTAGGGCATTTCATTTGCTTGTTATCGGCGCGTTGCTTTTATGCTTTGCTATGGTAGGGGTGACAATTGCTCACCAAGCCTATCAACTTATTATTGCCTTACAATTTATGGGTATTGCACTTGGCTTGATATTGCCCGGCAATCTTGCCTTTTTAAGCCTTATAACAAATCTTGGTGCGCAAGGTAAAGTAGCTGGGCTTAATAGTGCAGCGCAAGGTTTAGGCATGGCACTTGGGCCTTTTGGCGGGGCAGTGCTTTATCAACTCTGCGCTATCGCGCCAAACATCCTTGCGCTTACTTTTGCCTTTTTTGTTTTCATTGTGATTAAAATATGGGGGCTTTATAATGGCGGCTTTTCCAGATAG
- a CDS encoding TonB-dependent receptor, with the protein MASTLSGLAQESAQNQNESELETITISADSAEGPDFTQPLARTIINHQELQQAQISDTKSLVPHIPNLNFSDFGLSFANTINMRGVGSSSALIAPSVKYYVDGVPLPARMFDMPFGYIEKIEVLRGPQGNNGGLNAQAGAINITTKDPSRHLVRSWGATIGSYGQKQTELSVEGSINQQIRGLFAAKIYDYDGDIRNISWSAPNVVSSNERNLRSRFYGTLNGKLIFETENAGILIISAAWQKDRQRPTTGLWLDNPQYPRNAFNPRPKLESQTAYISAKYEQNLGSADLTTISNLYYYDTKMKADIIDGFIGNAQTNLPGFLFQAPDVNVRRINEDNLQASHEMRLHGLTVNNIEWQVGTMALWSRFQSTTDIVSQSLPNGGYKGITNTTHLAVFGETKIEIFERLNWIMGLRLTNEIKDFDGRFIGHKAARSEFYDHSKENDTFLTGRTGLTFNISDNAIIYSSLARGEKTGGYLFYNQFAAFGVPLSPYKNSTTWTYEAGIKAKNIAGFFDISTAAFYNDIKDEQFFTFNPFFDRVFVENANTHSYGGELESVIHPIDNLKFGLNLALLQTKITSGHSLIRGNEVPYSPKLSTLIYGEYKRDFNLWAQGEAFARLEYSYTGKRMIDPANSRQLDAYGLINLHLGWQNETWEIFGDIENIFNKTYVSSAYQAGQNRMAQPVFAGIPGIGRSFSVGMKVKF; encoded by the coding sequence TTGGCCAGCACCTTATCTGGATTGGCGCAAGAAAGTGCGCAAAATCAAAATGAAAGCGAACTTGAAACAATCACCATATCAGCAGATAGTGCAGAAGGTCCAGATTTTACCCAACCGCTTGCACGCACCATTATTAATCATCAAGAATTACAACAAGCGCAGATATCCGATACCAAATCGCTAGTTCCGCATATCCCAAATTTAAATTTTTCTGATTTTGGGCTTTCCTTTGCCAATACCATCAATATGCGCGGTGTTGGTTCCTCATCAGCCTTGATTGCACCATCGGTGAAATATTATGTCGATGGCGTTCCGCTGCCGGCTCGTATGTTTGATATGCCCTTTGGCTATATTGAAAAAATTGAGGTGTTGCGTGGCCCGCAAGGCAATAATGGCGGGCTTAATGCGCAAGCCGGTGCTATTAATATAACCACCAAGGATCCATCACGTCATCTGGTTCGATCATGGGGCGCAACTATAGGCTCTTACGGGCAAAAGCAAACGGAGTTATCGGTTGAGGGCAGTATTAATCAGCAAATAAGAGGTCTATTTGCAGCAAAAATCTATGATTATGATGGTGATATACGCAATATTTCTTGGTCGGCTCCCAATGTTGTTTCATCAAATGAAAGAAATTTGCGGTCACGTTTTTATGGCACTTTGAATGGCAAGCTTATTTTTGAGACTGAAAATGCCGGCATTTTGATCATAAGTGCCGCTTGGCAAAAAGATCGCCAAAGACCAACCACCGGCTTATGGTTAGACAATCCGCAATATCCGCGCAATGCATTTAATCCACGCCCAAAACTCGAATCCCAAACAGCTTATATATCGGCGAAATATGAGCAAAATCTTGGCTCAGCCGATCTTACGACAATCAGCAATCTATATTATTACGATACCAAAATGAAAGCCGATATCATTGATGGTTTTATTGGCAATGCCCAAACCAATTTACCAGGTTTTTTGTTTCAAGCACCCGATGTTAATGTAAGGCGAATTAATGAAGATAATTTACAAGCTAGCCATGAAATGCGTTTACATGGGCTAACCGTTAATAATATTGAATGGCAAGTTGGCACAATGGCGCTTTGGTCTCGCTTTCAATCAACCACGGATATAGTTAGTCAATCCTTGCCCAATGGTGGCTATAAAGGAATTACCAATACAACCCATCTAGCAGTTTTTGGCGAAACGAAAATAGAAATATTTGAACGCTTAAACTGGATAATGGGTTTACGTCTTACCAATGAAATCAAAGATTTTGATGGTCGTTTTATCGGGCATAAAGCTGCAAGGTCAGAATTTTATGATCACAGCAAAGAAAATGATACGTTTTTAACCGGCCGCACTGGGCTAACATTTAACATTAGTGACAATGCGATAATCTATTCATCGCTAGCAAGAGGGGAAAAAACGGGCGGCTATTTGTTTTACAATCAATTTGCCGCTTTTGGTGTTCCACTTTCTCCCTATAAAAATTCAACAACATGGACGTATGAAGCAGGTATTAAAGCAAAAAATATTGCGGGATTTTTTGATATTTCCACTGCAGCTTTTTATAATGACATTAAAGATGAACAATTCTTTACATTTAACCCGTTTTTTGATCGTGTTTTTGTCGAAAATGCCAATACGCATAGCTATGGCGGCGAACTGGAATCCGTTATACATCCAATCGATAATTTAAAATTTGGCTTAAATCTTGCGCTATTGCAAACAAAAATCACCAGTGGTCATAGCCTTATTCGCGGTAATGAAGTGCCTTATTCTCCTAAACTTAGCACGCTTATTTATGGTGAATATAAAAGGGACTTTAACCTTTGGGCGCAAGGTGAGGCATTTGCCCGATTGGAATATAGCTATACAGGCAAACGTATGATTGATCCTGCTAATAGCCGCCAATTAGATGCTTATGGCCTAATTAATCTTCATCTTGGCTGGCAAAATGAAACATGGGAAATATTTGGTGATATCGAAAATATTTTCAACAAAACTTATGTAAGTTCAGCCTATCAGGCTGGCCAAAATAGAATGGCACAACCGGTTTTCGCTGGCATTCCCGGTATTGGTCGCAGTTTCTCTGTTGGGATGAAAGTGAAGTTTTAA
- a CDS encoding TerC/Alx family metal homeostasis membrane protein — translation MPSTHIGFPTETVIVFLILSIGAIFIDLFMHRKDEAVSLKSAALWSVFWVIVAMAFAAFLYVHHGAEVASLFVTGYALEKVLSVDNLFVMMAIFSWFSIPDRYRHRVLYWGIIGAIVFRAIFVAIGTGLLSLGPYVELIFALVVAWTAVMMLKSNGDEDEIEDYSQHLAYRLVKRFFPIWPKLSGHAFLLTQKEVDAELQKPENKDITIGRGAKAMLYATPLMLCVAVVELSDVMFAFDSVPAIIAVSREPLIVYSAMMFAILGLRTLYFVLEALKKYLSQLEKAVIVLLFFIAIKLGLNASDHIWHHGYSLSASMSLYVVLGVLALGIIASIIFPDKSEE, via the coding sequence ATGCCCTCAACACATATTGGTTTTCCAACTGAGACAGTTATTGTTTTTCTTATTCTGTCTATAGGTGCTATTTTTATAGACTTATTTATGCACCGTAAGGATGAGGCGGTTTCGTTAAAAAGTGCTGCGCTTTGGTCGGTGTTTTGGGTGATTGTCGCAATGGCATTTGCGGCTTTCCTATATGTTCATCACGGTGCTGAAGTTGCCAGCCTATTTGTTACTGGTTATGCCCTTGAAAAAGTATTATCGGTCGATAATTTGTTTGTCATGATGGCTATTTTTTCTTGGTTCTCTATCCCTGATCGCTATAGGCACAGAGTTTTATATTGGGGTATTATCGGGGCCATTGTTTTTAGGGCAATATTTGTCGCAATTGGTACCGGTTTATTGAGTTTGGGGCCTTATGTTGAGTTAATATTTGCTTTGGTCGTTGCGTGGACCGCTGTTATGATGCTTAAAAGTAATGGCGATGAAGATGAAATCGAAGATTATTCTCAGCATCTTGCCTATCGTTTGGTTAAACGCTTTTTCCCTATTTGGCCTAAGCTTTCAGGGCATGCTTTTCTTTTGACACAAAAAGAAGTCGATGCGGAGTTACAAAAGCCTGAAAATAAAGATATCACAATTGGTCGTGGTGCCAAAGCAATGCTATATGCTACCCCGCTTATGCTATGTGTTGCCGTTGTCGAATTATCTGATGTCATGTTTGCCTTTGATTCTGTGCCGGCTATTATTGCCGTTAGCCGCGAGCCACTTATTGTCTATAGTGCGATGATGTTTGCTATTTTAGGACTTCGTACGCTTTATTTTGTTCTTGAAGCTCTCAAAAAATATCTGTCGCAATTGGAAAAGGCAGTTATTGTTTTGTTATTTTTCATTGCCATCAAGCTTGGGTTAAACGCTAGTGACCATATTTGGCATCACGGCTATAGTCTTTCGGCAAGTATGAGCCTTTATGTTGTGTTGGGCGTTCTTGCTTTGGGCATTATTGCTAGCATCATTTTTCCTGATAAGTCAGAAGAATAA
- a CDS encoding APC family permease, giving the protein MNDISKSSLHRVLGVPSLVLFGLAYMVPLTIFTTYGVVTTITKGHLPVAYIVTLFAMFFTALSYGSMVNKQPTAGSAYSYSSKAFGSSVGFMVGWTLLLDYIFLPLINFLLIGIFLHEYFPAISAHIWILASIALATIFNILGIKLVAKMNFIIVGTQAIFLIVFFALTFAMVVKGDAPSIISPFIGDDLKLNSIVAGAAILCLSFLGFDAISTLSEEAHNPRRSVPIAIIFCTLIAGLLFIITAWAGHLVFPNWQDFKNEDTAATDVMARLGGHFLVTFFTAAYIAGAFASAMASQVSVVRILYSMGRDNMLPNRIFGVISRKFGTPIGATLVVSLVSLLALVMSVTFAVNMISFGALAAFSFVNLSVIKVLFIDQKQNKGSKLIIYGVLPFIGFLFTLWLWTSLSSITFIIGMIWFAIGFIYLLYLTRFFKIKPKEFNMEDE; this is encoded by the coding sequence ATGAATGATATTAGTAAATCATCTCTTCACCGAGTGCTAGGTGTGCCGTCCTTGGTTTTATTCGGCCTTGCTTATATGGTGCCGCTAACAATTTTTACCACCTATGGGGTTGTTACAACTATAACAAAAGGTCACCTGCCTGTTGCTTATATTGTAACACTATTTGCCATGTTTTTTACGGCGTTAAGCTATGGTAGCATGGTAAATAAACAACCAACAGCAGGATCAGCCTATAGTTATTCAAGTAAAGCATTTGGTTCATCGGTGGGGTTTATGGTTGGTTGGACATTGCTGCTAGACTATATATTTCTACCACTCATCAATTTTTTACTTATCGGAATATTTCTCCATGAATATTTCCCAGCAATTTCTGCTCATATATGGATTCTTGCATCTATTGCTTTAGCAACAATTTTTAATATTTTAGGCATTAAACTTGTAGCAAAAATGAACTTTATCATTGTTGGCACTCAAGCTATTTTTCTCATTGTGTTTTTTGCACTTACCTTTGCAATGGTGGTAAAGGGCGATGCCCCTTCTATCATTAGCCCCTTTATAGGTGATGATTTAAAATTAAATTCAATTGTTGCTGGCGCCGCGATTCTTTGCCTATCCTTTTTGGGTTTTGACGCTATTTCAACCCTATCGGAAGAAGCACATAATCCGCGGCGTAGCGTACCAATAGCGATCATTTTTTGCACACTTATTGCTGGACTACTGTTTATTATCACTGCATGGGCAGGGCATTTGGTTTTTCCAAATTGGCAAGATTTCAAAAATGAAGATACTGCTGCAACCGATGTTATGGCAAGATTGGGTGGCCATTTTTTGGTTACTTTTTTTACTGCAGCCTATATTGCAGGTGCCTTCGCATCGGCGATGGCATCACAGGTAAGCGTTGTTCGCATCCTTTATTCTATGGGGCGAGACAACATGCTGCCCAATCGGATATTTGGTGTTATTAGCAGAAAATTTGGAACCCCAATCGGCGCAACGCTTGTGGTAAGCTTAGTGTCATTATTGGCATTGGTAATGAGTGTAACATTTGCCGTTAACATGATTAGCTTTGGCGCATTAGCGGCATTTTCGTTTGTTAATCTATCGGTTATAAAAGTCTTATTTATCGATCAAAAGCAGAATAAGGGCAGCAAACTCATTATTTATGGTGTTTTACCATTCATCGGCTTTTTATTTACACTTTGGCTTTGGACATCGCTTTCTTCTATCACTTTTATAATTGGTATGATTTGGTTTGCGATAGGATTTATCTATTTACTGTACCTAACCCGCTTTTTCAAAATAAAACCTAAAGAATTTAACATGGAAGATGAGTGA